The following are encoded in a window of Salmo trutta chromosome 27, fSalTru1.1, whole genome shotgun sequence genomic DNA:
- the LOC115164944 gene encoding lysM and putative peptidoglycan-binding domain-containing protein 3 translates to MTGRSTHYGFQSATTVQPANGAHAYLFGNSSENDLSEEDGESYELRSRGRDRLRRSTSREKLDDIVHLVRDIKEGDTLNSFSLQYHCSVADIKRANNLLTEQDFFALRSIKIPVKRFSVLTETHSIAPLKSASPTGPRRFPQPPISTEISTDSSSSTDSVGSFLQEKDKDIELLVKSSGTSRSSLNEVVSSLTLQQPLLLGEPDFKPVFRKDPYHGADWGMRWWTAVAIMVVVGIITPVFYLLYYEVLMKADVSHHTTTLSTNPKGVQHAQIPEHVEINGKPNSGPQAGNIPKTNSQRHNEVDDHPGPKKEKT, encoded by the exons ATGACTGGGAGAAGCACGCACTATGGTTTCCAGTCGGCCACGACGGTGCAGCCTGCCAATGGAGCACACGCCTACCTATTTGGGAACAGCTCTGAGAATGATCTCTCGGAGGAGGATGGTGAGAGCTACGAGCTGCGCTCCCGAGGCCGGGACAGGCTGCGCAGGAGCACCTCCAGGGAGAAGTTGGACGACATTGTCCACCTGGTCCGAGACATCAAAGAAGGGGACACTCTGAATAGCTTCTCGCTGCAGTACCACTGCTCA GTGGCGGACATCAAGAGGGCCAACAACCTGTTGACAGAGCAGGACTTCTTTGCGCTGAGATCCATCAAGATCCCTGTGAAACGCTTCAGTGTGCTGACAGAGACCCACAGCATCGCGCCTCTCAAATCTGCCTCCCCCACAGGCCCCCGACGTTTCCCCCAGCCCCCTATCTCCACAGAGATCTCCACAGACTCCTCCTCATCCACAGACAGCGTGGGCAGCTTCCTGCAGGAGAAGGACAAGGACATCGAGCTGCTAGTCAAGTCCTCCGGCACCTCCAGAAGCAGCCTGAACGAGGTGGTCTCCTCCCTGACCCTCCAGCAGCCCTTACTACTGGGGGAGCCTGACTTCAAGCCTGTCTTCAGGAAAGACCCCTACCATGGGGCGGACTGGGGCATGAGGTGGTGGACGGCGGTGGCCATCATGGTGGTGGTTGGCATCATCACACCAGTGTTCTACCTGCTGTATTATGAGGTACTGATGAAGGCGGACGTTAGCCACCACACCACCACGCTGTCGACCAATCCTAAGGGCGTGCAGCATGCCCAGATTCCTGAGCATGTGGAAATCAACGGAAAGCCCaactcaggacctcaggctggaAACATACCCAAAACAAACTCACAGAGACACAATGAGGTGGATGACCACCCAGGTCCCAAGAAAGAGAAAACGTAG